Part of the Mytilus galloprovincialis chromosome 14, xbMytGall1.hap1.1, whole genome shotgun sequence genome is shown below.
gtatgttagTGCTTGTCCCGAGTCCAGAgcctgttatccagtggttgttgtttgtttatatgtaacatattcattttttgtacataaattaagccgttagttttcccgtttgaattgtttgaattttgtcatttcggggccttttataactgactatgcggtatgggctttgattaTTGTtcaaggccgtaaggtgacctatggttgttaatttctgtgtcatttttatctcttgtgtagagttgtctcattggcaatcataccacatcttcttttttatattcattagcTCGGATGAATGTTGTGAGGTGTATTGTTTTACTAAAAGCTTCACCGAGTCATAACTTTGGTCTAATTTTCATGAGTCATTGGTCAACGTTAAGTGTTAAGTGATTTTTTGAGTTCCGCAACTACTATTACATGTATTgactttgagaaaaaaaaatatagactcGGAGTCAGATTCGTGTGTATGTGGAGAGTGTCTTAATTGTCTTCCTCTGACCGTTACGTGTATCTTGGGAACTTTACAATCCCGCTCAACTAGCACGTTGAAATTCAGCTCGCCATTGAGCTGAATTTCAACGTgctaggagcctgtaattcagtggttgtcgtttgtttaagtgttacatatttgtttttcgttcaattttttaaaaaaataaggccgttattgtttttcgtttgaattgttttacattgtcatttcggggtcttttatagctgagtatgcggtatgggctttgctcattgttgaaggctgtagggtgacctatacttgttaatttcggtgtcattttagtctcttgtggagttgcgtcattggcaatcatactgtatcttcttttttttatgtcggCATATCGGCATAGTATAAAGCAAGGTTCATAGTTATTACAGTACATTAACATGTTCTCTTCATGATATTCATGAAATGTTTGCTGCTTGATGTTTAACGCCAATTCATCATCTTTTGAATGGTTCAACGATCACTATAACACATCTTGATAACAACAAAAACCATATTTCAGTAGAGTTCTTTTTTTAGATGTCGGGAAGGCAAACTTGTATTAAAGAAAACACAAACATGTaaacaaatgaaacattttttacattcctttttattttacatatcagataatttttaaattatgaaatatttaatgtacaaaatacaAATTCAGACTATTCATGTTTTATCTATCTTTCATTCAATCTTGGAATGTAACGactatttaaaatataattaacacCTAACAGGTGCGTCAAGAGATTCACATCGTCTGATTAAGTAACAAACTTAATCATTTTTGGCTGACTACGGGTTTCTGATCAGTTCTGTACccgttttttatttgattttattcaaATTCGTCTGTCATTGTGTATATAATCAATTGTTTATGAAAGCAACAGACTAAAAAAAgagaggtttttttttctttcaacaatGGCTGTCCTTTTCAACATTTACACAGTCACACTCTATCATTAAATTTTGAATCTCATAAAACGTCCGTATCGCTTACTTCCGTAAATGCCGTAAATCTGATCGGCATTAACCCGGCATGCAATTGGTCATTTTAATTTACATCCATAAGCATTTCTATacttacatgtatgtaaattttAGTCACAAATTATTGCTTATAGTGAAATAGTTTGTTTAGAAACACTTTCCTATGAATAATTCAAGCTCCAACAGATCAGTCATATGTTAGCACCTGAATtctaaaatatgattttgataTCTTAGAGTTGACCACTAGCATGAACACTGGTATACACATATTTAGTTTATGAAGTGATTTATTTACAAACTGTGACCCATTCATTATAAGTACATGTTTGACATACAACGTAGCAACACCAATGAAATTTGCAATCACATCGTTCGGAACGTTTCACTCTTAACGTGTTATATCCCCGTCCACAACAGAGAGTCTCACAATTATCCACACCGGAACTTGTTTTATTACAGAATCGCCCGGATGTCCCAGGTGAATCTACTAACGGATTTGGATCACAGTAGTTTGGAGATCTTTCATAAAACATCAAATCTGATTTCTTCGTTCGGCGTCGAATTCTTCtgaattttgtttttgctttattcaaaatatttacctgaaaaaaattaatgaaaacacATTAGAAAAATCAAAGCAATAATTCCACAAAAAACGCTATATGTTCGTGTATAGCCCACTGGCTTATAATCGAGTTGTATGgggaaaaacaaagaaaactggAAACATCAAAGTATAATATGACGTCAGCGAGGTCTTTTTTATAAGACTTAGTATTTAATTTAATACTTTTTTAAGAATTTATTCATTCATAACCATTATTTACATTGCTTTTTCAATCATTCTTTTTAATTGATTATTGAAATACTTTGGTAATGAATTActtgatattttttctatatacatTAACGGATAAAGTAATAATTTTTGATACGGATGGTGTTCTTTAACTGAGAATTTCAAATTTCAGTAACTATTCTAATCGCATTTATATCATGTAACTCAGAAGAAAGGTTATCCGACATACGTTTGTGTTAAACCTATATCAACACTTAAAAACCGAACAGCGAGACTCGGTTGATACGAGTTCACTGCATACATGTAACTAATATGTTGCAGtcacagatacatgtacatgtaacaggcaatatttataatttgtacattATAGTCGCCATAATCCTAATTCCTGACTTTTCTCCTAATTCAAATAGTTTAACGCGACATAAGCAAACGACTGGTACAGCTACATAAGCAAAAACTTCATGTTTACCCTTTTTGAACAAAAGCACTCGCCCAATTTTTTTCAGGTTTGTCGTTCTGTCCACCAAAagaaaattttaccatttttaaggTGTTTTTGTCCGATAGTGTGGTTAGCATGCCTTATTCAGTACAAGTTCCATCTTGTAGCATCTTCAAAGTAGCAATAGAAATAAATGCCATCACTTAAAAATATGCATGATTTACTCCAAAGTTGTATGAGGTTTCAAAACAggttgttcatttttaaaagtaaaaaccgTGTAGGTGGAATATTTCAATGCTATGAATTTACCCGTACATGTATGTTTTGAACAGTGATGAAAAATAACAtgattatattcatttaaaaaaatgtttttacctTTACCTTTCTCGCGGATTCATACTTCTTTATTAATCTATCTCCTACATCCCGGAAGTCCGGTGTTGATTTCCAACATGTCTGCATTTCACAACTTCCTGACATCCCGTGGCATTTACATTTTCGTCGAACATTTCTAATTACAGCctgaaatatcaaaattgatatcTATCAACTGAACAGAAGAGCAGAATAAAGTACGCAATTAATATGAAAATTGGACTTTACAAATTGGGAGTGTTGTTTGTTGCGGAACGTCTGCTGTTGGGTTCTATATAAACATTTGTAATCCTGATTTAGATCTGGTCGAAGGCTTGGGAAATTATCATTTCCGTCAATAATTGATGTATAACAGAAAGAATAACTAGGCATGTAAAAGGTAACGAACAATTTTATGCTAGTGCGGCTTATATGGTCTAAATCAACTTTCAAATGTACTTCAAGCCGCAGAGCATCGAGAGGTATATTTCTGTATCTGAGAATTCTCTTGAATagtatattaatttgaaaatgattttaacACTTTATTTCTTAGCGGGTTGCATAGGGTGTTTTTTGCCAGTTTCAGGCAAAAGGTCTTCATAGCCAACAAACCATTTTTTCCAGTGACCCTCGAACATTTCGCCCTCAATTTAAATATGACTACTTTGTAGATCTTATATACTGGATTTTTTGCAAAGTTTCTTCGTCCTACGTATGCATGAAATTTGCTGCTGGATGTTGAGCAAACAAAAATCAACttataaatcaatcaaaattacTTCAAAAGATACGAAACTATTCGGGTGTTTTTCGACTACGTTTTTACTTACCAGTCTTCCAGCTCTGTTATTATGGATATTAATTTTTGCATGAATATCTTTCGCTTTTCTTTCTTTAGAATCTAAAAACTTTCTCGAATAATCTTCTCCAAAGGCTATATTATGACTGCATCCTCCCCACtcccatttatttttcattttacccTGCTGACTGACGTCACATCCGCATGATTTTAATTTACCCAAACTGCAGGCTACTGCCACTTGGTGAACGACTCCTGCTGCTGATACTGCATACGCAAAAGCTGTCTCTCTATATcctacaaaaaaatgaattatttaaggaggtagacctaggttaaggg
Proteins encoded:
- the LOC143058238 gene encoding protein Wnt-10a-like isoform X1, with the translated sequence MDSSMETNQDAGFMNDSEIDSCQTCNYKRRKCCKIWNFRLTRNNVKTYYFNYSTTINTILFIFLFCLSHVRGMSNDILRLNLPPKEPVIDPNTVCKNYPDLSPEQYNLCSKYPDVTASAIQGIQVAIHECQFQLRYHRWNCSSLEKKNKNPHASPFLGRGYRETAFAYAVSAAGVVHQVAVACSLGKLKSCGCDVSQQGKMKNKWEWGGCSHNIAFGEDYSRKFLDSKERKAKDIHAKINIHNNRAGRLAVIRNVRRKCKCHGMSGSCEMQTCWKSTPDFRDVGDRLIKKYESARKVKVNILNKAKTKFRRIRRRTKKSDLMFYERSPNYCDPNPLVDSPGTSGRFCNKTSSGVDNCETLCCGRGYNTLRVKRSERCDCKFHWCCYVVCQTCTYNEWVTVCK
- the LOC143058238 gene encoding protein Wnt-10a-like isoform X3, with protein sequence MSNDILRLNLPPKEPVIDPNTVCKNYPDLSPEQYNLCSKYPDVTASAIQGIQVAIHECQFQLRYHRWNCSSLEKKNKNPHASPFLGRGYRETAFAYAVSAAGVVHQVAVACSLGKLKSCGCDVSQQGKMKNKWEWGGCSHNIAFGEDYSRKFLDSKERKAKDIHAKINIHNNRAGRLAVIRNVRRKCKCHGMSGSCEMQTCWKSTPDFRDVGDRLIKKYESARKVKVNILNKAKTKFRRIRRRTKKSDLMFYERSPNYCDPNPLVDSPGTSGRFCNKTSSGVDNCETLCCGRGYNTLRVKRSERCDCKFHWCCYVVCQTCTYNEWVTVCK
- the LOC143058238 gene encoding protein Wnt-10a-like isoform X2, with the translated sequence MDSSMETNQDAGFMNDSEIDSCQTCNYKRRKCCKIWNFRLTRNNVKTYYFNYSTTINTILFIFLFCLSHVRGMSNDILRLNLPPKEPVIDPNTVCKNYPDLSPEQYNLCSKYPDVTASAIQGIQVAIHECQFQLRYHRWNCSSLEKKNKNPHASPFLGRGYRETAFAYAVSAAGVVHQVAVACSLGKLKSCGCDVSQQGKMKNKWEWGGCSHNIAFGEDYSRKFLDSKERKAKDIHAKINIHNNRAGRLAVIRNVRRKCKCHGMSGSCEMQTCWKSTPDFRDVGDRLIKKYESARKVNILNKAKTKFRRIRRRTKKSDLMFYERSPNYCDPNPLVDSPGTSGRFCNKTSSGVDNCETLCCGRGYNTLRVKRSERCDCKFHWCCYVVCQTCTYNEWVTVCK